From Micromonospora rifamycinica, a single genomic window includes:
- a CDS encoding YbaB/EbfC family nucleoid-associated protein encodes MSSPLSNQVEQALAELERQKAAIDEIQGGLHTVYSTVTAKNRAVAVTVDSRGAVTAIKFPTSAYRSMAGPELGELLVDTIEAARGEAMARTVAAFESMLPAGLPMIDLLTGGADPEHGPLPMDKLLTEMFRTAGPTDDPTPSPPAGAH; translated from the coding sequence ATGTCGAGCCCGTTGTCCAACCAGGTCGAGCAGGCGCTCGCCGAACTCGAACGGCAGAAGGCCGCGATCGACGAGATCCAGGGTGGCCTGCACACCGTCTACAGCACGGTCACCGCGAAGAACCGGGCGGTGGCGGTGACCGTGGACAGCCGGGGGGCGGTCACGGCGATCAAGTTTCCGACCTCGGCGTACCGGTCGATGGCCGGCCCGGAGTTGGGCGAGTTGCTGGTCGACACGATCGAGGCGGCCCGGGGCGAGGCGATGGCCCGGACCGTGGCCGCGTTCGAGTCGATGCTCCCCGCCGGGCTGCCCATGATCGACCTGCTGACCGGCGGGGCCGACCCGGAGCACGGTCCGCTGCCGATGGACAAGCTGCTCACCGAGATGTTCCGGACGGCCGGGCCGACCGACGACCCGACGCCGTCGCCCCCGGCCGGAGCCCACTGA
- a CDS encoding WXG100 family type VII secretion target, with translation MPLGNEVDEQTIRNTISAMNQTDAQCDAAQRAVDNTSSFLDTQWRGEAKTTFTTSIQQWLEGLSKVKQGLLDLNTAMTSHYQTSAQVEQDNALSASWT, from the coding sequence ATGCCACTCGGCAACGAGGTAGACGAGCAGACCATCCGCAACACCATCTCGGCGATGAACCAGACCGACGCCCAGTGCGACGCGGCACAGCGCGCCGTCGACAACACGTCCAGCTTCCTGGACACCCAGTGGCGCGGGGAGGCGAAGACGACCTTCACCACCTCGATCCAGCAGTGGCTGGAGGGGCTGAGCAAGGTCAAGCAGGGGCTGCTCGACCTGAACACCGCGATGACCTCGCACTACCAGACCAGCGCACAGGTGGAGCAGGACAACGCCCTCTCCGCGAGCTGGACCTGA
- the eccD gene encoding type VII secretion integral membrane protein EccD, which yields MTGTETEQMCRLVVRGPSRQIEVAVPVGVVVADLLPALLHHLGDGLADTGLSHGGWVLQRAGSAPLDEESSVAALDLHDGDLVYLRPRADQLPEVDFDDLVDGMATGVRDRPGRWRPELVRPVVLGLAGLLFAVGLVALALPGPVPLRAVAALAVAAVALGGGAAVVRAAAERGFGVLLAVAATGYAGLAGLVLPGDGGAVGAGTTGPQVLGGTATGAAVAVLAAGLLGAATPLFVAGSVALLLGVLGGAAATVGGLTGPQSGAVVALAATALVLTVPLFAFRLAGMRLAPLPTRPEHLQEDIDPEPAGPLMDRARAVDRLMTALYAGLATATAVALLPVAHRAGWAEVTLVMLVALVWLLNARPMTSAWHRLTQAVPALVGLVAVAVDALAGAGPLARVLALAVLPVAVPALLLAGRSLPGRRVTPYWGRVGDLTLTAAAVALLPIGLAVLHVYDYFRAIGG from the coding sequence GTGACAGGCACCGAGACCGAGCAGATGTGCCGGCTGGTCGTACGCGGACCGAGCCGGCAGATCGAGGTCGCCGTGCCGGTCGGGGTGGTCGTGGCCGACCTGTTGCCGGCGCTGCTGCACCACCTCGGCGACGGGCTGGCCGACACGGGGTTGAGCCACGGCGGTTGGGTCCTGCAACGTGCCGGCTCGGCCCCGCTGGACGAGGAGAGCAGCGTCGCCGCGCTCGACCTGCACGACGGCGACCTGGTGTACCTGCGTCCGCGCGCCGACCAGTTGCCCGAGGTCGACTTCGACGACCTCGTCGACGGGATGGCGACCGGGGTGCGGGACCGCCCCGGCCGGTGGCGTCCCGAGCTGGTCCGCCCGGTGGTGCTGGGGCTGGCCGGGCTGCTGTTCGCCGTCGGGCTGGTGGCCCTGGCGCTGCCCGGCCCGGTGCCGCTGCGGGCGGTGGCGGCGCTGGCGGTGGCGGCGGTGGCGTTGGGCGGCGGGGCCGCCGTGGTCCGGGCCGCCGCCGAGCGGGGGTTCGGCGTGCTGCTGGCCGTCGCCGCGACCGGCTACGCCGGCCTGGCCGGGCTGGTGCTGCCCGGCGACGGCGGGGCGGTCGGCGCGGGGACGACCGGGCCGCAGGTGCTCGGCGGGACCGCCACCGGGGCGGCGGTGGCGGTGCTCGCCGCCGGCCTGCTCGGCGCGGCCACCCCGCTGTTCGTCGCCGGCTCCGTCGCGCTGCTGCTGGGGGTGCTCGGCGGGGCCGCCGCCACGGTCGGCGGGCTGACCGGGCCGCAGTCCGGCGCGGTGGTGGCGCTGGCCGCGACCGCACTGGTGCTGACCGTGCCCCTGTTCGCGTTCCGGCTGGCCGGGATGCGCCTCGCCCCGCTGCCGACCCGACCCGAGCACCTCCAGGAGGACATCGACCCGGAACCCGCCGGCCCGCTGATGGACCGGGCGCGGGCCGTCGACCGGCTGATGACCGCCCTGTACGCCGGCCTGGCGACGGCCACCGCCGTGGCGCTGCTGCCGGTGGCGCACCGGGCGGGGTGGGCGGAGGTGACCCTGGTGATGCTGGTCGCGCTGGTCTGGTTGCTCAACGCCCGACCGATGACCAGCGCCTGGCACCGGCTGACCCAGGCGGTGCCGGCGCTGGTGGGGCTCGTCGCGGTCGCCGTGGACGCCCTGGCCGGTGCGGGGCCGCTGGCGCGGGTGCTGGCGTTGGCGGTGCTGCCGGTCGCCGTACCGGCGTTGCTGCTGGCCGGGCGCAGCCTCCCCGGGCGGCGGGTGACGCCGTACTGGGGGCGGGTCGGTGACCTGACGCTGACCGCGGCGGCGGTGGCGCTGCTGCCGATCGGGCTCGCCGTCCTGCACGTGTACGACTACTTCCGGGCGATCGGGGGCTGA
- the eccB gene encoding type VII secretion protein EccB: protein MQSRRDQVQAQSHLLGRLTAALVAGEPDGLETPHRRTTVGLLAGVLVAALVVGGFTLYGFFAPGGATAWRKAGSLVVEKETGSRYLYLDGRLRPVLNYASARLLLGEELAVVTVSAKSLRGVAHGQPLGIVGAPDVLPTGGLAGARWTACAPSATDLAGTETTALTLAVAPAVDGTPLAADRAVLVRPTADPTAGYLIWNGHRFRLTAPWLPAVLGHDGPPVSVPAAWLDLIPAGADLGPVAVPGRGAAGPMVDGQPTRIGQLFTARPADGAERHYLLRRDGLARLTPLAYALLAADPATVAGYGGRAVVPTVLSPAALARLPLVARPPLAGELPAVAPTAAVRPAGLTWCLRFGADGRPQVVAARPVPAAGIVRGGVGVTRTAHTADAVAVAPGRGGLVVAGRAGQPGTGYHLVTDAGVKYPLAGAAVAERLGYPPAVATVVAPELIDLLPTGPALDPARVVG from the coding sequence GTGCAGTCCCGACGTGACCAGGTGCAGGCGCAGTCCCATCTGCTCGGCCGGCTCACCGCCGCGCTGGTGGCCGGGGAGCCGGACGGCCTGGAGACGCCGCACCGGCGTACCACCGTCGGCCTGCTCGCCGGGGTCCTGGTCGCCGCGCTGGTGGTGGGCGGCTTCACCCTGTACGGCTTCTTCGCCCCCGGCGGGGCCACCGCCTGGCGCAAGGCCGGGTCGCTGGTGGTGGAGAAGGAGACCGGCTCGCGCTACCTCTACCTGGACGGGCGGCTGCGCCCGGTGCTCAACTACGCCTCGGCCCGGCTGCTGCTCGGCGAGGAACTCGCCGTGGTCACCGTGTCGGCGAAGTCGCTGCGCGGGGTGGCGCACGGGCAGCCGTTGGGCATCGTCGGCGCCCCCGACGTGCTGCCGACCGGTGGCCTGGCCGGTGCCCGGTGGACGGCGTGCGCGCCCAGCGCCACGGACCTGGCCGGCACCGAGACGACCGCGCTCACCCTCGCCGTCGCCCCGGCCGTCGACGGGACGCCGTTGGCCGCCGACCGGGCGGTGCTGGTCCGGCCGACGGCTGACCCGACCGCCGGTTACCTGATCTGGAACGGTCACCGCTTCCGGCTCACCGCACCGTGGCTACCGGCGGTGCTGGGTCACGACGGGCCGCCGGTGAGCGTACCGGCGGCCTGGTTGGACCTGATCCCGGCCGGGGCGGACCTGGGGCCGGTGGCGGTGCCGGGGCGCGGCGCGGCCGGGCCGATGGTCGACGGTCAGCCGACCCGGATCGGTCAGCTGTTCACCGCCCGGCCGGCGGACGGGGCGGAACGGCACTACCTGCTGCGTCGCGACGGCCTGGCCCGGCTGACCCCGCTGGCGTACGCGCTGCTGGCCGCCGACCCGGCGACCGTGGCCGGGTATGGCGGTCGGGCGGTGGTCCCGACCGTGCTGAGCCCGGCGGCGCTGGCCCGGCTGCCGCTCGTGGCCCGACCGCCGCTGGCCGGGGAGCTGCCGGCGGTGGCCCCGACGGCGGCCGTCCGTCCCGCCGGCCTCACCTGGTGCCTGCGGTTCGGTGCCGACGGACGACCGCAGGTCGTGGCGGCCCGGCCGGTGCCGGCGGCCGGCATCGTCCGCGGCGGCGTGGGAGTGACCCGGACGGCGCACACCGCCGACGCGGTGGCGGTCGCGCCCGGACGCGGCGGACTGGTGGTCGCCGGCCGCGCCGGGCAGCCCGGCACCGGCTACCACCTGGTGACCGATGCCGGGGTGAAGTACCCGCTCGCCGGTGCGGCGGTGGCGGAGCGGCTGGGTTACCCCCCCGCCGTCGCGACCGTCGTCGCCCCGGAACTGATCGACCTGCTGCCGACCGGTCCCGCCCTCGACCCGGCCCGGGTCGTCGGATGA
- a CDS encoding WXG100 family type VII secretion target yields MPSYGLNPNGLLDSSAELQGVTTSIQNAIDELNTVVQTYVNANSGDTREAFTAAQAKWNTGITEMRQALADASSRLDQIHDNYRLGDARGAALFQGNV; encoded by the coding sequence ATGCCGTCGTACGGACTCAACCCCAACGGGCTGCTGGACAGCTCGGCCGAGCTGCAGGGCGTGACCACCAGCATCCAGAACGCGATCGACGAGCTCAACACCGTCGTCCAGACGTACGTCAACGCCAACTCCGGTGACACCCGGGAGGCGTTCACCGCGGCGCAGGCCAAGTGGAACACCGGGATCACCGAGATGCGCCAGGCGCTCGCCGACGCCTCGTCCCGGCTGGACCAGATCCACGACAACTACCGGCTGGGCGACGCGCGGGGCGCCGCGCTGTTCCAGGGCAACGTCTGA